Proteins encoded together in one Procambarus clarkii isolate CNS0578487 chromosome 71, FALCON_Pclarkii_2.0, whole genome shotgun sequence window:
- the LOC138356269 gene encoding proteoglycan 4-like, giving the protein MCISSVAAHSGRPKWPPTVGDHRASTTWPPAHLHSANRLLNLSLHQELGRPSQTNKRPSPTRKQQTFTNKQENFTNKRPSQTNKRPSPTRKQQTFTNKQENFTNKRPSPTNKRLSPTRDLHQQTRDLHQQTRDFHQQETFTNKQETFTNKQETFTNIPSPTNKRPSPTNKRPSPTNKRPSPTNKRPSPTNKRPSPTNKRPSPTNKRPSPTNKRPSPTNKRPSPTNKRPSPTNKKPSPTNKRPSPTNKRPSPTNKIPSPICKQDLHQPTRDLHQQTRDLHQQTRDQQTRDLHQQTRDLHQQTRDLHQQTRDLHQQTRDLHQQTRYLHQYVNKTFTNQQETFTNKQETFTNKQETFTNKQETFTNKQETNKQETFTNKQETFTNKQETFTNKQETFTNKQETFTNKQETFTNKQETFTNKQETFTNKQETFTNKQETFTNKQDTFTNIPSPTNKRPSPTNKRPSPTNKRPSPTNKRPTNKRPSPTNKRPSPTNKRPSPTNKRPSPTNKRPSPTNKRPSPTNKRPSPTNKRPSPTNKRPSPTNKIPSPICKQDLHQPTRDLHQQTRDLHQQTRDLHQQTRDQQTRDLHQQTRDLHQQTRDLHQQTRDLHQQTRYLHQYVNKTFTNQQETFTNKQETFTNKQETFTNKQETNKQETFTNKQETFTNKQETFTNKQETFTNKQETFTNKQETVTNKQETFTNKQETFTNKQETFTNKQETFTNK; this is encoded by the exons agaccttcacaaacaaacaagaGACCTTCACCAACACGTAAACAACAGACCTTCACCAACAAACAAGAGAATTTCACCAACAAGagaccttcacaaacaaacaagaGACCTTCACCAACACGTAAACAACAGACCTTCACCAACAAACAAGAGAATTTCACCAACAAGAGACCTTCACCAACAAACAAGAGACTTTCACCAACAAGAGACCTTCACCAACAAACAAGAGACCTTCACCAACAAACAAGAGACTTTCACCAACAAGAGACCTTCACCAACAAACAAGAGACCTTCACCAACAAACAAGAGACCTTCACCAACAT ACCTTCACCAACAAACAAGAGACCTTCACCAACAAACAAGAGACCTTCACCAACAAACAAGAGACCGTCACCAACAAACAAGAGACCTTCACCAACAAACAAGAGACCTTCACCAACAAACAAGAGACCTTCACCAACAAACAAGAGACCttcaccaaccaacaagagaccTTCACCAACAAACAAGAGACCTTCACCAACAAACAAGAGACCGTCACCAACAAACAAGAAACCTTCACCAACAAACAAGAGACCTTCACCAACAAACAAGAGACCGTCACCAACAAACAAGATACCTTCACCAATATGTAAACAAGACCttcaccaaccaacaagagaccTTCACCAACAAACAAGAGACCTTCACCAACAAACAAGAGACCAACAAACAAGAGACCTTCACCAACAAACAAGAGACCTTCACCAACAAACAAGAGACCTTCACCAACAAACAAGAGACCTTCACCAACAAACAAGAGACCTTCACCAACAAACAAGATACCTTCACCAATATGTAAACAAGACCttcaccaaccaacaagagaccTTCACCAACAAACAAGAGACCTTCACCAACAAACAAGAGACCTTCACCAACAAACAAGAGACCTTCACCAACAAACAAGAGACCAACAAACAAGAGACCTTCACCAACAAACAAGAGACCTTCACCAACAAACAAGAGACCTTCACCAACAAACAAGAGACCTTCACCAACAAACAAGAGACCTTCACCAACAAACAAGAGACCTTCACCAACAAACAAGAGACCTTCACCAACAAACAAGAGACCTTCACCAACAAACAAGAGACCTTCACCAACAAACAAGAGACCTTCACCAACAAACAAGATACCTTCACCAATAT accTTCACCAACAAACAAGAGACCTTCACCAACAAACAAGAGACCTTCACCAACAAACAAGAGACCTTCACCAACAAACAAGAGACCAACAAACAAGAGACCTTCACCAACAAACAAGAGACCTTCACCAACAAACAAGAGACCTTCACCAACAAACAAGAGACCTTCACCAACAAACAAGAGACCTTCACCAACAAACAAGAGACCGTCACCAACAAACAAGAGACCTTCACCAACAAACAAGAGACCTTCACCAACAAACAAGAGACCTTCACCAACAAACAAGATACCTTCACCAATATGTAAACAAGACCttcaccaaccaacaagagaccTTCACCAACAAACAAGAGACCTTCACCAACAAACAAGAGACCTTCACCAACAAACAAGAGACCAACAAACAAGAGACCTTCACCAACAAACAAGAGACCTTCACCAACAAACAAGAGACCTTCACCAACAAACAAGAGACCTTCACCAACAAACAAGATACCTTCACCAATATGTAAACAAGACCttcaccaaccaacaagagaccTTCACCAACAAACAAGAGACCTTCACCAACAAACAAGAGACCTTCACCAACAAACAAGAGACCAACAAACAAGAGACCTTCACCAACAAACAAGAGACCTTCACCAACAAACAAGAGACCTTCACCAACAAACAAGAGACCTTCACCAACAAACAAGAGACCTTCACCAACAAACAAGAGACCGTCACCAACAAACAAGAAACCTTCACCAACAAACAAGAGACCTTCACCAACAAACAAGAGACCTTCACCAACAAACAAGAGACCTTCACCAACAAGTAA